TCGTTGATGTCCCGCTTCTAATGATAGTTAAGtgattttatatagatatgtTATAAGTGAGCTATaaaacgcaattttttttaaatgaaaaatcaatagttttaatattagcGCGTATAAACAAACACTCTTTAAACTTCATAAGTATAGATTAACTAAGCATAACCTATGCTTATAACTTAGTACCTCACTCGTATAActataggtaaataaaataattaaaggctTAATTGTTTTAGActtcattaataaattttattttaccaaccttttatgatatatttaagtactaaaatatatcttaagaGTATGGTTTTTATCATTCAATTGATTTACAATGGAATCCAACCAGATGTTTCTACGGAGTTAAGGTTAAggaattgttattaaaacaaaatatcttgcattatacatttattatatcattCCTCTTCAAGAATATCAAATAACTTAGTAACGGGCACCGCAGCCAAGTCCACGTCCGAAACCATAGGCCATTGGTTCGTAACCATATCCTGAGGCTTCCTCATTCAGGATAGCAACATTGCCGTTACCAGCGCCAAAGTTAACTGCACCAGAACCAGCTGTGGGCAAAGCACCTTCCAAAGCAACTGTTCCCAAGAAGGGTAATTGACCGGAAACAGCTAAGGCACCTTCGATAGCGTTCTCTGAGAAGACAGACACACCGTTGGGGGGGATTGGGGAGGAACTGGCAACTGGGAGGGGGCCCCCGTGGGAGGCAGAAGCGGTGGCTGCGTAACTTAAAGGAATTTCTCCGTAGGAAGCGGCAAGAGGGGATGCAAATCGACTACCTAGGGAAGAGGCCATTGGTGAAGCAAGAGGAGCAGCGAATGGTGCAGCAGCGTATCTTTCAGTGGCATAGGCATCAGCGGCAAAACGGTCAGCAGCGACACGGTCAGCAGCGTATCTTTCAGTAGCGTAAGCGTCGGCGGCTAAGCGTTCAGCTCCATAGCGGTCGGAAGCGATGCGGTTAGCCGCATATCTCTCAGTTGCGTAAGCGTCGGCGGCGAATGGTGCGTTCAACGCAGCATTGTATGCGCTGCCACCACAGTACGCTGAGATACTCTGAAAGTTAGAATTCAGTGATATAATGTTTCAGTTTAACTATACAAGTttggattaataaaaattatgttgcACTTGAAAACGTGACATTATTCTtccaaatattatttgatgtaatcaatattacatattaaacgAAATCATGTAAATATCAGTTAGTAACggaagaaataaatatgattttggaCATATGGAGGACAGATCGTTTAGATTTATGTTCGCTGTATTGATACTTTTGCAGAAATTTCAATAgaagtttaaaaaacaattcataACATAAGTCATCTTTAGAccaaataatactatttttaatttagacaTCAACCAAGTTATGGATAAACCAACAcgtatacattatattaacgTTCAAGGACCTTAAATTTACTGCGTTTTAAACGACATAAAACTGGCGCAGGATTTAAACCTGGTTTTAAGTTAAAGTGGATTTCCAGAATGTTGGTGATTAAGTTATAATTACCTGGATGAGCACAACTTGGGCAAAAGCACAAAGAAGGATTTTCGATGCCATCTCAATGAATTCTAGTTAGCAAATAAAACTGGAATAATATTACCAAAAGTGTACATACTTTTATATACGCAGTTATCATTGGGGCATACTATTGCATATGAAAGTTTCGCAATTAATTGttccaataaattatattaggtTAGTAATTTCATTGTGTCATATAGGCTGAGTAGGttgtttatgtaaaattgaTAAGAATAAACACGTATTTTAGTAATTAGTTTAGTTCGCGTGAattgtttgattttatttaaacacgaTTCACACGAAAGAAACTTAgttgtaacatttaaaaattctccTTAATTACCCTATAactgttaattattaatatcttgtaaaaacgttaaaatttaataacaataaatttaccTGTTAGCTCATCCAATATTctctttaaacattttagcaaacattttacataattttatgtcGAAGGGTACCTAATTAAGAAGAATatcaaactttaattaattcataattaaattatcaagCCTTATTTAAAGTCGACACTAGATCCCTTAACCAGATAATGAAATCATGACACCGTACGAAagacaacgtcatcggcttgAACTCACGACACCTAGCGCCAACTCTATCCCCCATatatcctttttttttatagaacggggggcaaacgggcaggaggctcatctgatgttaagtgataccagcCTGATAGTATCAATGCCAGAGCGCTCGCGAGTACATACtatgccttttaagaattggtacgctccttccttgaaggaccctaagttaattcggaaatactttagtgggtaGTCAGCtctacatagtggtggtgtgcAAAAACTGCCCCAAttaacgctcagttgtggaacaacagacgtcgaggtgatacgggtggaatttcgtattctaccTCGATGTCCGAtcatgaaactcagctgcagttCAATCTGAAAAACTCCTCTGAAAATCCATATATCCAATTCGTTCTTGACATACAAACGTCACACTTGGAGCTATaaataatagcctttatttgcaaaatgttaaatatgaatctcattgattttgaattgaaaataacttttaacaaTACATTTAAACTGTAACATTTAGGAACAATCATATTATACTTGTCAGGCTTTGGTTTGTCCACCGttggacataggcctcttccatCCGTAGGGACTGCAGAACATTAaacctatcagtaaaaatcgtccctactcagtttaattttaataaacttcgagattttcagcgaactcaattacacgttgtatatgtcccattGATGGCCGTAGGCCTCTCTtaggaatggtctgtagtccccacgctagcccaatgcgtattgaaGACTTcacatccatagaacataatatcttttgggcaggggccctcttgtgtcgggggcccgtggcattttgccagccctgccaccctattgttacgccactgcctGACGGCTCACCAGATGGTAAGTgagccacccatggacactctcaatatcAGAGGACTCgagagtgcgttgccggccttttaaaaattggtacacggcgaaaactgccttaaaaagcgctaggttgtggaacgacggacgtccaggcgatacgggtggaatttcgtattctgcctcgacgtccgatgatgaaactcagcttcGGGTATTAATCTACCTATAATCTATAATGACATAGATACAGACGTGACAGATAGAGTATGGGAGGATTCCGAACAAgaaattcttttaataaacTGAAAAAAGTATAATGTTGTACATTTGTACCAAATTGTAGATTCGTCTTTTACTCTGTTACGTCCAGTAGCACTATATGGATGTCAGGACTATAAAAGAAGACACAAGAAGGCATCTTGAGATGTAGTGTTACCATCGAAAGCTTCAGCTGGATCCAAAGAGTGACGAATGCAAGAGTATTTCAACAAAAAACTGTTAAAATACGGATAGTCGCATATTTCGGACAGGtgcttaaaaataatgatggGCAAAATTCAAGGTAACAGAAGGGCTGGTAAAAAAAGTCGTGGTGGCGCCGAGGAACACAATTGCCGGGTATCTTGTGTTTAGACAAGCACAAGATACCCGGCAATTGTGGCTCTTGAAGTAGAAGAATTggtcttttttttaatcttttgtAAACATAGTTATGTTtcgacaataaaataaataatttccgtCCTCAACATCAACAATTCACGCATGAaatgtctaagacatgtcagtATAGGAAGTTATGCGAAACAGAATGTGTCAATACAATTTAGTGGAGCCCTAATTAACTGAAAAAGTATGGAAAAACTAAATAGTTCTGCCCCTACATGTGTTAATTATTGCAGGGCGCCGCATACCGAAACAATATCGCTTAGGATTTATATGCAAGAACGTTGTAAACGCTATTTTCCTGATAAACTCccgttttatattaattatagaaattaaaCCCAACAATTATCGTTTACCTGatcaatgaataaaatatggtTTGCTGGAAATCAAAACAAAGATTCCGGCTTCATGTTTCTTTCTTCAGATATCTTAATTATTTCATGGAACATACACTAAGATGAACAGTTTCTAAGAATAAGTACTTCCTTATATACCCCTAAGTTATAAAATGCGTGATTGTTAccaaagataatttaattattaataataatgtaaattttacttaaattgtctttgttgatacatttttttggtgtacaatattatttttttttgttgtcaaCTATGCCTACccctaattatttaattttcctgatgattttgtattattatgcAACGAA
This Pieris napi chromosome 16, ilPieNapi1.2, whole genome shotgun sequence DNA region includes the following protein-coding sequences:
- the LOC125057341 gene encoding chorion class CB protein PC404-like: MASKILLCAFAQVVLIQSISAYCGGSAYNAALNAPFAADAYATERYAANRIASDRYGAERLAADAYATERYAADRVAADRFAADAYATERYAAAPFAAPLASPMASSLGSRFASPLAASYGEIPLSYAATASASHGGPLPVASSSPIPPNGVSVFSENAIEGALAVSGQLPFLGTVALEGALPTAGSGAVNFGAGNGNVAILNEEASGYGYEPMAYGFGRGLGCGARY